The Sinomicrobium kalidii genome contains a region encoding:
- a CDS encoding OmpA family protein: MRKYIRITILFIIAAQMAFAQEARKERADKNYGKFAYIKASELYERLVEKGYESQDLFARLADACYFNARYSEALLRYEKMLSYDTKVRPVYYYRYAQCLKAEGEYEKAEQALTEFYTLIGQPGRPEVSLTGQLADIEHFSGRYAIADAGINTEYADFGSAYRGKDKLIFASARDTGIFVQRTHVWNKQPFLKLYEADINEDGKLENPVKLKGEVNRKFHQSTPIVTHDGKTMYFTRNNFLRGKYGKSENGTNHLKIYKATNNEGKWEDIEELPINDDEFSTAHPALDPDEKMLYFVSDRNGTRGKSDLFAAEIRPDGSFGPVLNLGDKINTRGRETFPFVSDSGILYFASDGHPGLGGLDVFAVHKDAFGNDRVINLGKPVNSPADDFGYVIDEAGKKGFFSSNRGEKTAFDNIYAFTENRPVSLVAELCGHVRDSITKEPLAGTQLTLYDENKKELKNFRTDASGNFCTEVVPYENYVLRSEKEEYQVHEEFVARLDHKEKRELLIELNREDIKVTTGDDLTTKLGLKPIYFDFDKHSIREISKIELGKVIEVMQQYPGIAIDVRSHTDSRGSDQYNMQLSENRARATMDYIINVGGIAPGRISGKGYGESQLVNDCSDGVKCSEEAHQLNRRSEFIILKM; this comes from the coding sequence ATGAGGAAATATATACGCATAACGATATTGTTTATAATTGCAGCCCAGATGGCGTTTGCCCAGGAAGCCAGAAAAGAAAGAGCTGATAAAAACTACGGTAAATTCGCCTATATCAAAGCCAGTGAATTGTACGAAAGGCTGGTGGAAAAGGGCTATGAATCACAAGACCTGTTCGCCCGGCTTGCCGATGCCTGCTATTTTAATGCCAGGTATTCCGAAGCCCTTCTCCGTTACGAAAAAATGCTGTCCTACGATACAAAGGTAAGGCCGGTCTATTATTACCGCTATGCCCAGTGCCTGAAAGCCGAAGGGGAATATGAGAAAGCAGAGCAGGCCCTTACAGAGTTTTACACCCTCATTGGGCAACCCGGAAGGCCTGAGGTATCATTGACAGGCCAGCTTGCGGATATAGAACACTTTTCCGGCCGCTATGCTATTGCCGATGCGGGGATCAATACGGAATATGCCGATTTCGGATCGGCCTACCGGGGAAAAGACAAACTTATTTTTGCTTCCGCAAGAGATACGGGGATATTTGTACAGCGTACTCATGTATGGAACAAACAGCCTTTTTTAAAACTCTACGAAGCGGATATCAATGAAGATGGAAAACTGGAAAACCCGGTGAAACTCAAAGGTGAGGTCAACAGGAAATTTCATCAGAGTACCCCGATCGTTACCCATGATGGAAAGACTATGTATTTTACCCGGAATAATTTTCTGCGGGGCAAGTACGGGAAGTCGGAAAACGGTACAAATCACCTGAAAATATACAAGGCCACCAATAACGAGGGAAAATGGGAGGATATCGAGGAACTTCCTATTAACGACGACGAGTTTTCTACGGCACATCCCGCTTTAGACCCGGATGAAAAAATGCTGTATTTTGTTTCGGATCGGAACGGGACCCGGGGAAAATCAGACCTCTTCGCCGCCGAAATACGCCCGGACGGGAGTTTTGGTCCGGTGCTTAACCTGGGCGATAAGATCAATACCAGGGGCCGGGAAACCTTTCCTTTTGTAAGTGATTCCGGTATCCTGTATTTTGCTTCCGACGGGCATCCCGGCCTTGGTGGGCTGGATGTGTTTGCTGTGCATAAGGACGCTTTCGGAAACGACAGGGTCATCAACCTGGGCAAACCGGTAAACTCTCCAGCTGACGATTTCGGTTATGTGATTGACGAAGCCGGGAAAAAGGGGTTTTTCTCCTCAAACCGGGGAGAGAAAACCGCTTTTGACAATATATATGCATTCACCGAAAACCGCCCCGTATCCCTGGTTGCGGAATTATGCGGGCATGTGAGGGACAGTATCACTAAAGAACCGCTGGCCGGAACGCAACTCACCCTCTACGATGAGAACAAAAAGGAACTGAAGAACTTCCGCACCGATGCTTCCGGTAATTTCTGTACCGAAGTGGTGCCGTATGAAAATTATGTGCTCCGGTCGGAAAAAGAGGAATACCAGGTGCACGAGGAATTTGTTGCCCGGCTGGACCATAAAGAAAAAAGGGAATTGCTGATCGAACTGAACCGGGAAGACATTAAAGTAACCACCGGAGATGACCTCACGACAAAACTGGGGCTCAAACCCATCTATTTCGACTTTGACAAACACAGCATAAGGGAAATATCGAAAATAGAACTCGGTAAGGTCATCGAAGTCATGCAGCAATACCCGGGTATTGCCATAGATGTGCGTTCGCATACCGATAGCCGGGGAAGTGACCAATACAATATGCAGTTATCCGAAAACAGGGCCAGGGCTACTATGGATTACATTATAAATGTCGGAGGGATAGCTCCCGGAAGGATCTCCGGGAAAGGTTATGGCGAAAGTCAACTCGTCAATGATTGTTCCGATGGTGTAAAATGTTCGGAAGAAGCGCATCAACTCAACCGGAGAAGTGAGTTTATAATTTTAAAAATGTAA
- a CDS encoding PorP/SprF family type IX secretion system membrane protein — protein MKKNTLLLLLLLLGVAAVHGQQEPQYTQYMYNTVSVNPGYAGTRGVTSLFGLYRSQWVGLDGAPKTAQFSVHSPVSYRGHGLGLSIINDRIGPAQDTYVSASFSYLLQLSPRTKLNLGLMAGGSFLEVDYDKLNVEHPGDPELSGRLSKFSPNIGAGAYLHADNWYVGLSVPALLETHFYDDIQQSVAREKMHFYLIGGYVFDLNPNLKFKPAGMVKAVSGAPLAVDVTANFLFHENFTLGAAYHWDAAVSALAGFQITEGLQVGYAYDWDTTRLGNYNSGTYEIFLRFEFISSAGKRLRTPRFF, from the coding sequence ATGAAAAAAAATACTTTACTATTATTACTGTTGTTATTGGGTGTTGCCGCAGTTCATGGGCAACAAGAGCCGCAATACACACAATATATGTACAACACGGTAAGTGTTAACCCCGGATATGCCGGAACCCGTGGCGTTACCAGCCTGTTCGGGTTATACCGTTCGCAATGGGTGGGGCTGGACGGCGCCCCTAAAACAGCACAGTTCTCCGTACATTCACCAGTAAGTTACAGAGGGCATGGTCTTGGACTTTCCATAATAAACGATCGTATTGGCCCGGCACAGGATACTTACGTGAGCGCCAGTTTTTCCTATCTTCTCCAGCTTTCACCTCGAACCAAACTGAATCTAGGACTTATGGCAGGAGGTAGTTTCCTGGAAGTGGATTATGATAAACTGAACGTAGAACATCCGGGCGACCCCGAACTTTCCGGGAGATTGAGCAAATTCTCACCCAATATAGGGGCAGGAGCATATCTGCATGCCGATAACTGGTATGTAGGCCTGTCCGTTCCGGCACTTCTCGAAACCCATTTTTATGATGATATCCAGCAATCTGTTGCCCGGGAGAAGATGCACTTCTATCTCATAGGCGGGTATGTTTTTGATCTGAACCCCAACCTGAAATTCAAACCGGCAGGGATGGTAAAAGCCGTAAGCGGAGCCCCCCTTGCCGTAGATGTTACGGCCAATTTCCTGTTCCATGAAAACTTTACCCTCGGAGCGGCCTACCACTGGGATGCGGCCGTCAGTGCACTTGCAGGATTTCAGATAACCGAAGGACTGCAGGTAGGCTATGCTTACGACTGGGACACGACCAGGCTCGGAAATTACAATTCAGGGACCTATGAGATATTTCTCAGGTTCGAATTCATTTCATCTGCCGGAAAACGACTCCGCACCCCCAGGTTTTTCTGA
- a CDS encoding beta strand repeat-containing protein, translating to MKKRFLLLFFSFCVYGLYAQVGIGTPMPDNSAQLDVVAGDKGILIPRVALSSSTDNQTIASGNVNSLLVFNTATQGDITPGYYYWYDNRWRRIVSSGDVVDGNIPDKVMVFNPVTSEINYIDENGDMQVIGFEEIVQAYETVSTLVNNGNGTYTYTDEEGVTTTIDIPADILNDIAAGGDVFNEIFRLIQEYGGNVNYDGYEFTYIDENGNVQLINFGDIVRANETLTILTDNGNGTVTYTDEEGVETVIDLSAIVDSYETLTSLVDNGNGTITYTDEEGNTTDFDANTTSYVANGDGSYTFTNANGDSMTVDVAGDVVENIRNQGDIYNEILNTITANSDALVDNGDGTFTHTAADGTVVTFDANTITVTDNGDGTYTITNADSTAMTVDVIGDVVTDIQNQGDVYNEIISIIDTESDALVDNGNGTFTHTAADGTVVTFDANTTTLADNDDGTYTLTNADGTIVTVDTNAGTNSYDNTTSGLAATNVQDALDEIQNNLDNTSDVLADNGDGTYTHTAVDGTEITIDANTTGVTVVDGVYTFTDGNGDTITTIDTDAGASGYDNTSSGLASDNVQGAIDEIVRNIDSGAGVALEDNGDGTVSLVADDGTVLGTVNKTAVTDNNDGTYTLDSGNGTPVTIDTNAGALAFDNSSNGFTSDNVQGALEEIKTQLDGTTDVLIDNLDGTYTHTAVDGTEITIDANTIGVTVVDGVYTFTDGNGDTITTIDTNAGAIAYDNSTSGLTSDNTQGAMDELAQTIENNKGDLTVNGGLEFTGNTDGVDKLLGDAGIEVADGGIDNAKLANDAVSESKIQDGTITSSKIQNGEVKESDLGADAVSTDKIQNKAVSPEKLGTDGVPSGQVPIADGSGGVVYGNLSSDNVDGKDLTAGDGSVTVVDGTGATLVDADVSVSPDGITNDKLADNAVQTENIIDGAVTSEKIGADAVTSDKILDGEVQTADIADGAVSPDKMEGGTADQVMITNAAGDVIWVDNAAFVQDNETVTTIEENTTGIYTYTNEAGMPWDIHTEAGSNPYDNTASGLASDNVQGAIDEIVNNIDSGAGVALADNGDGTVSLVADDGTVRGTVDKTAVTDNNDGTYTLDSGNGTPVTIDTNAGALAFDNSSNGFTSDNVQGALEEIKTQLDGTTDVLIDNLDGTYTHTAVDGTEITINANTTGVTVVDGVYTFTDGNGDTITTIDTNAGVSGYDNTGSGLASDNVQGAIDEVVNNIDSGAGVALADNGDGTVSLVADDGTVRGTVDKTAVTDNNDGTYTLDSGNGTPVTIDTNAGALAFDNSSNGFTSDNVQGALEEIKTQLDGTTDVLIDNLDGTYTHTAVDGTEITINANTTGVTVVDGVYTFTDGNGDTITTIDTNAGASGYDNTGSGLASDNVQGAIDEVVNSINSGAGVALQDNNDGTVTLLADDGTDLGTVNKSDVTDNGGGIYTFTNNDGTDVTIDTNADTSVYDNTGSGLASDNVQDAIDELTNMAGIVSPLTDNGDGTFTYTDEEGNITDFDANTTGYVANGDGSYTFTNANGESMTLDVVGDITTDIQNQGDVYNEIISIIDAGSDALVDNGDGTFTHAAADGTVVTFDANTVTMADNADGSYTLTNTNGDTVTIDTSAGSNPYDNTDSGLASDNVQGAIDEILQNLEDSNASVDLVDNGDGMVTLVRPDGTEVSVNKSDITDNTDGTYTFTNNDGTDVTIDTNADTSGYDNTDSGLTSDSVQDAIDEIVNNIGSGGGVGLVDNGDGTVTLVADDGTELGSVDKSEITDNQDGTYTFNNGDGTPVTVDVIGDVADNIANQGDIYNEIVNVLEGNSDELVDNGDGTYTHTAVDGTIEEIKAAMPKFFYMPSIVFDTSVTGTGLTRDLYQEYADQFGTPMVSSAGAAGAIPTLPATELEYHITYYDTTVFANVSVDANGILTYDVIGDATPASFMNIVFVVK from the coding sequence ATGAAAAAAAGATTTTTACTCCTGTTTTTTAGTTTTTGTGTTTATGGATTATATGCTCAGGTAGGGATAGGAACCCCTATGCCTGACAATTCTGCACAGCTTGATGTTGTAGCCGGGGATAAGGGGATTCTTATTCCCCGGGTAGCTTTGAGCAGTAGTACGGACAATCAGACCATTGCCAGTGGTAATGTAAACAGTTTGCTGGTGTTCAATACTGCTACGCAGGGAGATATAACTCCCGGATATTACTACTGGTATGACAATCGTTGGCGACGGATTGTTAGTTCCGGGGATGTTGTCGATGGGAACATCCCGGATAAGGTTATGGTCTTTAACCCTGTTACGAGTGAGATCAATTATATCGACGAAAACGGCGATATGCAGGTTATCGGTTTTGAAGAGATCGTACAGGCCTACGAGACGGTTTCAACACTTGTCAATAATGGTAACGGGACCTATACCTATACCGATGAGGAAGGTGTAACCACTACAATTGATATCCCGGCAGATATTCTGAATGATATTGCCGCCGGCGGAGATGTCTTTAATGAGATATTTCGGCTTATACAAGAGTACGGGGGCAACGTCAATTACGATGGATACGAATTTACCTATATAGATGAGAATGGAAATGTTCAGCTTATTAATTTCGGGGATATCGTACGGGCCAATGAAACCCTGACCATATTGACAGACAACGGTAATGGTACGGTAACCTATACGGACGAAGAAGGAGTTGAAACGGTCATAGACCTCTCTGCTATCGTCGATAGTTACGAAACCTTAACAAGCCTTGTGGATAACGGCAACGGGACCATTACCTATACGGATGAAGAAGGTAATACAACCGATTTCGACGCCAATACCACCAGTTACGTAGCTAACGGTGATGGCAGTTATACCTTTACCAACGCCAACGGTGACAGTATGACGGTTGATGTGGCAGGAGATGTTGTAGAGAACATCCGGAACCAGGGTGATATCTATAATGAGATCCTGAACACGATCACAGCCAACAGTGATGCCCTGGTGGATAATGGTGACGGTACGTTCACCCACACCGCAGCCGATGGTACCGTAGTGACCTTCGATGCGAACACGATCACGGTGACGGACAACGGCGACGGCACCTATACCATCACCAATGCCGACAGCACAGCGATGACGGTTGATGTGATCGGAGATGTGGTGACGGACATTCAGAATCAGGGCGATGTTTATAACGAGATCATCAGTATCATTGATACTGAATCCGACGCTTTGGTCGACAATGGCAACGGCACCTTTACACACACCGCAGCAGACGGCACGGTAGTGACTTTTGATGCGAACACGACCACGTTGGCAGACAATGACGATGGTACTTATACATTGACTAATGCCGATGGAACAATCGTAACGGTGGACACCAATGCCGGCACTAATAGCTATGACAATACAACTTCAGGTCTTGCCGCGACGAACGTACAGGATGCCTTGGATGAGATCCAGAACAACCTTGATAATACAAGTGATGTCTTGGCGGACAATGGTGACGGCACCTACACGCACACTGCTGTAGACGGTACGGAAATCACGATCGATGCCAATACGACCGGCGTAACCGTAGTTGACGGTGTATATACCTTTACGGACGGCAATGGCGATACGATAACGACGATCGACACCGATGCAGGTGCGAGTGGTTATGACAATACAAGCAGTGGATTGGCTTCAGACAATGTCCAGGGCGCCATAGACGAGATCGTGAGAAATATCGACAGCGGTGCCGGGGTAGCCCTTGAGGATAACGGAGACGGCACGGTATCGCTGGTGGCCGACGACGGCACAGTTCTGGGCACAGTAAATAAAACAGCGGTAACGGACAACAACGACGGCACCTATACGCTTGACAGTGGTAATGGCACCCCTGTAACGATCGACACCAATGCCGGTGCCCTTGCCTTTGACAACAGTAGCAACGGGTTTACCTCTGATAATGTACAGGGAGCTCTGGAAGAGATCAAGACCCAGCTTGACGGAACCACCGATGTATTGATCGATAATCTTGACGGCACCTATACGCATACGGCTGTAGACGGTACGGAAATCACGATCGATGCCAATACGATCGGCGTAACCGTAGTTGACGGTGTATATACCTTTACGGACGGCAATGGGGATACGATAACCACGATCGATACCAATGCGGGTGCCATAGCTTATGATAACAGTACATCAGGACTTACCTCGGATAATACCCAGGGAGCCATGGACGAACTGGCTCAGACCATAGAAAACAACAAGGGAGATCTTACAGTAAACGGGGGACTGGAATTTACCGGAAATACAGATGGTGTAGATAAACTTTTGGGTGATGCCGGTATCGAGGTGGCTGATGGAGGAATTGATAATGCAAAGCTGGCAAATGATGCTGTTTCGGAAAGTAAGATACAGGACGGGACTATAACTTCTTCAAAAATTCAGAATGGAGAAGTAAAGGAATCGGACTTGGGAGCGGATGCTGTTTCCACAGATAAAATTCAGAATAAAGCTGTAAGCCCTGAAAAACTGGGAACTGACGGAGTTCCTTCGGGACAGGTACCCATAGCTGATGGAAGTGGTGGTGTGGTTTATGGTAATCTTTCTTCTGACAATGTAGATGGTAAAGACCTCACTGCCGGAGACGGTTCTGTCACCGTAGTTGACGGTACGGGGGCTACTTTGGTCGACGCTGATGTCAGCGTTTCTCCCGACGGGATTACCAACGATAAGTTGGCAGACAATGCCGTACAGACAGAAAATATCATAGACGGGGCGGTCACCAGTGAAAAGATAGGCGCAGATGCCGTTACTTCAGATAAGATTCTGGACGGCGAAGTACAGACAGCCGATATAGCCGACGGAGCCGTAAGCCCGGACAAAATGGAGGGCGGTACTGCAGACCAGGTCATGATTACCAATGCGGCCGGTGATGTAATATGGGTGGACAATGCGGCTTTTGTGCAAGACAACGAAACCGTGACCACGATTGAAGAAAACACTACCGGTATCTATACGTATACCAACGAGGCCGGAATGCCGTGGGATATCCATACTGAGGCCGGAAGTAATCCTTATGACAATACAGCCAGTGGATTGGCTTCGGACAATGTACAGGGTGCCATAGACGAGATCGTGAACAATATCGACAGCGGAGCCGGAGTAGCCCTTGCAGACAACGGAGACGGCACGGTATCACTGGTGGCCGACGACGGTACAGTTCGGGGCACGGTAGATAAAACAGCGGTAACAGACAACAACGACGGCACCTATACGCTTGACAGCGGTAATGGCACCCCTGTAACGATCGACACCAATGCCGGTGCCCTTGCCTTTGATAACAGCAGCAACGGATTTACCTCTGATAATGTACAGGGAGCTCTGGAAGAGATCAAGACCCAGCTTGACGGGACTACCGATGTATTGATCGATAATCTTGACGGCACCTATACGCATACGGCTGTAGACGGTACGGAAATCACAATCAATGCCAATACGACCGGTGTAACCGTAGTTGACGGGGTATATACCTTTACGGATGGCAATGGGGATACGATAACCACGATCGACACCAATGCAGGTGTGAGCGGTTATGACAATACAGGCAGCGGATTGGCCTCGGACAATGTACAGGGCGCCATTGATGAGGTTGTGAACAATATCGACAGCGGAGCCGGAGTAGCCCTTGCAGACAACGGAGACGGCACGGTATCACTGGTGGCCGACGACGGTACAGTTCGGGGCACGGTAGATAAAACAGCGGTAACAGACAACAACGACGGCACCTATACGCTTGACAGCGGTAATGGCACCCCTGTAACGATCGACACCAATGCCGGTGCCCTTGCCTTTGACAACAGCAGCAACGGATTTACCTCTGATAATGTACAGGGAGCTCTGGAAGAGATCAAGACCCAGCTTGACGGGACTACCGATGTATTGATCGATAATCTTGACGGCACCTATACGCATACGGCTGTAGACGGTACGGAAATCACAATCAATGCCAATACGACCGGTGTAACCGTAGTTGACGGGGTATATACCTTTACGGACGGCAATGGGGATACGATAACCACGATCGACACCAATGCAGGTGCGAGCGGTTATGACAATACAGGCAGCGGATTGGCCTCGGACAATGTACAGGGCGCCATTGATGAGGTTGTGAACAGTATTAACTCGGGAGCCGGTGTAGCACTTCAGGACAACAATGATGGTACGGTGACCTTACTTGCCGACGACGGTACGGACCTGGGAACCGTAAACAAATCGGATGTAACCGACAATGGAGGCGGTATTTATACCTTTACGAACAACGACGGTACGGATGTGACTATCGACACCAACGCAGATACCAGTGTTTACGACAATACCGGCAGTGGTCTTGCTTCAGACAATGTCCAAGACGCCATAGATGAACTTACAAACATGGCCGGAATCGTATCGCCTCTTACCGATAATGGCGACGGGACATTCACCTATACGGACGAAGAAGGGAATATAACTGATTTTGATGCCAACACTACCGGTTATGTAGCTAATGGCGACGGCAGCTATACCTTCACCAATGCCAACGGCGAGAGCATGACATTGGATGTGGTCGGGGATATAACCACGGACATTCAGAACCAAGGGGATGTATACAATGAGATCATCAGCATCATTGATGCCGGATCGGACGCTTTGGTAGACAACGGCGATGGGACGTTCACCCACGCGGCGGCAGACGGAACGGTAGTGACCTTTGATGCGAACACCGTGACAATGGCAGACAATGCAGATGGGAGCTACACGCTGACCAATACCAATGGAGATACGGTTACGATCGATACCAGTGCGGGCAGCAACCCCTATGACAACACGGATAGCGGCTTGGCTTCGGACAATGTTCAGGGGGCCATAGACGAGATCCTTCAGAATCTTGAAGACAGCAATGCCAGTGTTGACCTTGTGGACAACGGCGACGGTATGGTGACTTTAGTCAGGCCCGACGGCACGGAAGTGAGCGTAAACAAATCGGACATCACGGATAATACCGACGGCACCTATACCTTCACCAACAATGACGGTACGGATGTCACCATCGACACCAATGCCGATACCAGCGGATATGACAACACAGACAGCGGTCTTACATCCGATAGTGTACAGGACGCTATCGATGAGATCGTCAACAATATCGGTAGCGGAGGAGGAGTAGGTCTGGTTGATAACGGTGACGGTACGGTCACTTTAGTGGCGGACGATGGCACAGAACTTGGGTCCGTAGATAAATCAGAGATCACGGATAACCAGGATGGTACGTACACCTTTAACAATGGGGACGGCACCCCTGTAACGGTAGATGTAATAGGCGATGTGGCAGACAATATTGCCAACCAGGGTGACATTTACAACGAGATTGTCAATGTATTGGAAGGCAACTCTGACGAACTGGTAGACAACGGTGACGGTACCTATACACATACTGCTGTTGACGGTACTATTGAAGAAATAAAAGCTGCCATGCCCAAATTCTTTTATATGCCGAGTATTGTTTTTGATACTTCGGTTACAGGAACCGGGCTTACCCGAGATTTATACCAGGAATATGCCGATCAGTTTGGTACCCCTATGGTAAGCAGTGCCGGGGCAGCGGGAGCAATCCCAACCTTACCGGCTACGGAACTGGAGTATCATATTACTTATTACGATACCACAGTGTTTGCCAATGTAAGCGTGGATGCCAATGGCATATTAACCTATGATGTTATAGGAGATGCCACTCCTGCTTCTTTTATGAATATTGTATTTGTAGTTAAATAG
- a CDS encoding gliding motility-associated C-terminal domain-containing protein, translating to MNNIKKHIQIKVLWAVSLCFSLGWNYAQTTNQGILYVSSDTQFSTLGDLENTTSGEFYNDGEAFIYAGFNNEGVVDFYLETGLTRFIGTQPQQISGSAESYFYNLYFENTSAEAPFHLSGAISASGEVDFREGIVDNDNHGGSFTFTSNAVHVNTSDFSHVDGPVVKTGDTRFVYPIGDGGYYRFAEMSPPESASAVFEGKYYFQNSNDRYSHTSRQDIIEHIDDAEYWTVEKTTESEDVFISLSWRDVTTPEMFIDAAQNNLLHIVRWDEDNGQWIDEGGTTDLGDKVVTSPVSGYGVFTFGIIREEAPEEDGVVIYNGVSPNGDGMNDFFYIKGIEKYPDNTLEVYNRWGVKVFGTEGYGVNGNWFRGYSEGRATVNEGKRLPTGTYFYILKYINENGNREDRSGYLYIN from the coding sequence ATGAATAACATAAAAAAACATATACAGATAAAAGTACTTTGGGCAGTGTCGCTATGCTTTTCTTTAGGATGGAACTATGCCCAGACCACTAACCAGGGAATACTCTATGTAAGCTCCGACACACAATTTTCCACTTTGGGTGACCTGGAGAATACCACTTCCGGTGAGTTCTATAACGACGGAGAAGCTTTTATTTATGCCGGCTTTAATAATGAAGGAGTTGTTGATTTTTACCTGGAAACCGGCCTTACCCGTTTTATCGGTACGCAACCACAACAGATCAGCGGTAGTGCGGAAAGCTATTTTTACAACCTGTATTTTGAGAATACCAGTGCCGAAGCTCCTTTTCATCTGTCCGGTGCCATCAGTGCAAGCGGGGAAGTGGATTTTCGCGAAGGTATTGTAGATAACGACAACCACGGCGGAAGTTTTACGTTTACCTCCAATGCGGTCCATGTCAATACCTCTGATTTCAGTCACGTAGACGGTCCGGTCGTCAAAACCGGTGATACCAGGTTTGTCTATCCCATCGGCGACGGCGGCTATTACCGTTTTGCCGAAATGTCCCCGCCCGAAAGCGCTTCCGCAGTTTTTGAAGGGAAGTATTACTTCCAAAATTCCAACGATCGCTATTCTCATACCTCCAGGCAAGATATCATAGAGCATATCGACGATGCCGAATACTGGACGGTGGAAAAGACGACTGAATCTGAAGACGTCTTTATCAGTCTTTCCTGGCGCGATGTCACAACCCCCGAAATGTTCATAGATGCTGCCCAAAACAATCTGTTGCATATCGTAAGGTGGGACGAAGACAACGGGCAATGGATAGATGAAGGCGGTACTACCGACCTGGGAGATAAGGTGGTTACCAGTCCGGTATCGGGCTACGGGGTATTCACCTTCGGAATAATCCGGGAAGAAGCCCCGGAAGAGGATGGCGTGGTGATCTACAACGGAGTTTCCCCAAATGGCGACGGGATGAATGACTTTTTTTATATCAAGGGCATAGAAAAATATCCCGACAACACCCTGGAGGTATATAACCGTTGGGGCGTAAAAGTGTTCGGTACGGAAGGGTATGGCGTAAACGGTAACTGGTTCCGGGGATATTCCGAAGGGAGGGCTACCGTAAACGAAGGAAAACGACTGCCTACGGGAACATACTTCTACATATTGAAGTACATCAATGAAAACGGGAACAGGGAAGACAGATCGGGATATTTATATATCAACTGA
- a CDS encoding DUF7507 domain-containing protein, with the protein MRDKKKYTLIILLISLGTIASGFAQNAPCYQRVGVDGGDFGWSCSDCPTNPVEENFTQPATNAGFTLDIFVLDNSFNMEINGVDLATQEIEFQSNGTSGINVRFADGDEYETNTQDIWQMEGDAENPLIRVEIGPNGDVSLFGSKVSGGPLFPLELINGNTLNTITWNTIGSNTVIARQNVVGATEMRGTGYGLSEMPCEDMYDITKDGEFIDADSDGYAQVGENIRYTFSVEHKGNHEAVYNVQITDPLLSDDPIELSAGVNMLGGMLTGDTNTNGILDIGETWTFTVDYQVTQEDILWNKGVYNRAMMTGDRESGQQLPSKESTDPTPYRNGDQGWDPARPEHTYVSLNGRGNGQLITNPMLPSKARN; encoded by the coding sequence ATGAGAGATAAGAAAAAATACACACTCATTATTCTTCTTATAAGCCTGGGTACGATAGCATCAGGTTTTGCTCAAAACGCCCCTTGTTATCAGCGCGTGGGGGTAGACGGTGGAGACTTTGGTTGGAGTTGTAGTGATTGCCCTACCAACCCTGTTGAAGAAAACTTTACACAGCCGGCAACCAACGCTGGTTTTACATTGGATATTTTCGTGCTGGACAACTCGTTTAATATGGAGATCAACGGCGTGGACCTTGCGACACAGGAGATCGAATTTCAATCCAATGGTACCTCGGGGATAAATGTTCGTTTTGCTGATGGCGATGAATATGAAACAAATACTCAGGATATCTGGCAGATGGAGGGAGATGCAGAGAACCCGCTGATACGGGTGGAAATCGGCCCAAACGGGGATGTGTCCTTGTTTGGTAGTAAAGTGTCCGGAGGACCGTTGTTCCCACTGGAACTTATTAACGGAAACACGCTGAATACCATTACCTGGAATACGATAGGTTCCAACACCGTCATAGCACGGCAGAACGTAGTGGGAGCAACAGAAATGCGGGGTACGGGATATGGTTTAAGTGAGATGCCTTGTGAAGATATGTATGACATCACTAAAGACGGTGAGTTTATAGATGCCGACAGCGACGGATATGCGCAGGTTGGTGAAAACATACGCTATACCTTTAGTGTAGAACATAAGGGTAACCACGAAGCAGTCTATAATGTACAGATTACAGATCCCCTGTTAAGTGATGATCCAATTGAATTAAGTGCCGGTGTAAACATGCTGGGAGGTATGCTAACGGGAGATACCAACACCAACGGCATTTTGGATATTGGTGAAACCTGGACTTTTACAGTGGATTATCAGGTCACACAGGAAGATATACTCTGGAACAAAGGCGTATACAACCGTGCAATGATGACCGGTGATCGTGAATCGGGTCAGCAATTGCCATCGAAAGAATCTACGGATCCCACACCATACCGGAATGGCGACCAGGGGTGGGATCCTGCACGACCGGAGCATACTTATGTGTCGCTGAACGGACGCGGGAACGGGCAGTTGATCACCAACCCTATGCTTCCTTCTAAAGCAAGAAACTAA